A genomic window from Acinetobacter lwoffii includes:
- a CDS encoding diaminobutyrate--2-oxoglutarate transaminase — MSVTSVNPATNSTNEYYLTRQSQMESNVRSYPRKLPLAIAKAQGCWVTDVEGTEYLDCLAGAGTLALGHNHPAVIQSIQDTIASGLPLHTLDLTTPLKDAFTEALLSYLPGGQEEYCLQFCGPSGADATEAAIKLAKTFTGRSSVISFSGGYHGMTHGALAMTGNLSAKNAVNGLMPGVQFMPYPHEYRCPLGLGGEAGVDALTYFFENFIEDVESGVTKPAAVILEAIQGEGGVVTAPVKWLQKIREVTEKHNIVLILDEVQAGFARSGKMFAFEHAGIEPDVVVMSKAVGGSLPLAVLGIKRKFDAWQPAGHTGTFRGNQLAMGTGLATINTIKEQNLAQNAQERGDFLQAELKKLATEFPCIGNVRGRGLMIGVEIVDERKDADHMGSLPADGQLAAAIQTACFNNKLLLEKGGRNGTVIRLLCPLIITQDECVEVIARFKKSVAEALVAVRGA, encoded by the coding sequence ATGAGCGTTACTTCTGTAAACCCTGCCACCAATTCCACAAACGAATACTACTTGACTCGCCAAAGTCAGATGGAATCGAATGTGCGTAGTTATCCACGTAAATTACCGTTAGCGATAGCGAAAGCACAAGGTTGCTGGGTTACCGATGTTGAAGGTACTGAGTACCTTGATTGTTTAGCTGGGGCAGGGACGTTGGCTTTAGGCCATAATCATCCTGCAGTCATTCAAAGTATCCAAGATACGATTGCAAGCGGTTTACCATTGCATACGTTGGATCTTACTACTCCTTTAAAAGATGCTTTTACTGAAGCACTTCTTTCTTATCTTCCAGGTGGCCAAGAAGAATACTGCTTGCAGTTCTGTGGTCCATCGGGTGCAGATGCAACCGAAGCCGCGATTAAACTGGCAAAAACCTTTACTGGTCGTAGCTCAGTGATCAGCTTTTCTGGCGGCTACCACGGTATGACCCACGGTGCATTGGCAATGACAGGTAACCTATCTGCGAAAAATGCAGTGAACGGTTTGATGCCGGGTGTACAGTTCATGCCGTATCCGCATGAATACCGTTGCCCATTGGGTCTTGGTGGTGAAGCCGGTGTTGATGCTTTAACTTATTTCTTTGAAAACTTCATTGAAGATGTCGAAAGTGGTGTGACCAAACCTGCAGCTGTAATTCTTGAAGCGATTCAAGGTGAAGGCGGTGTGGTAACGGCGCCAGTAAAATGGTTGCAAAAAATCCGTGAAGTGACTGAAAAACACAACATCGTATTGATTCTTGATGAAGTTCAGGCTGGTTTTGCACGTTCAGGCAAAATGTTTGCATTCGAACACGCAGGTATCGAACCTGATGTTGTAGTGATGTCTAAAGCCGTAGGTGGTAGCTTACCGCTTGCCGTACTTGGTATTAAACGTAAGTTTGATGCTTGGCAGCCAGCAGGTCATACCGGTACTTTCCGTGGTAACCAATTGGCGATGGGTACAGGTCTTGCAACGATCAATACCATTAAAGAACAGAACCTGGCTCAAAATGCACAAGAGCGTGGTGATTTCCTGCAAGCTGAACTTAAAAAACTGGCTACTGAATTCCCGTGTATCGGTAACGTGCGTGGCCGTGGTCTGATGATCGGCGTTGAAATCGTAGATGAGCGCAAAGATGCGGATCATATGGGTTCTTTACCTGCTGATGGTCAGTTGGCTGCAGCGATCCAAACCGCTTGTTTCAACAATAAATTATTGCTTGAGAAAGGTGGTCGTAACGGTACAGTGATTCGTTTACTTTGCCCGTTGATCATTACTCAAGACGAATGTGTTGAAGTGATTGCTCGTTTCAAAAAATCGGTTGCTGAAGCACTAGTTGCAGTTCGAGGCGCATAA
- a CDS encoding SIMPL domain-containing protein (The SIMPL domain is named for its presence in mouse protein SIMPL (signalling molecule that associates with mouse pelle-like kinase). Bacterial member BP26, from Brucella, was shown to assemble into a channel-like structure, while YggE from E. coli has been associated with resistance to oxidative stress.) codes for MRLLALTSLILASTLATGAFAAPAESLNYNVVNLSAEASREISNDEMHAVLYIEKSNKQPAELATQINQLMNQAIATARKYPTVKIETGAQSTYPIYDNDNRKLKEWRGRAQIRLESKDFKATSQLIAELQQHFQTQSINFKVSDEKRKKVESELMIEATKNFQQRAQALTQTWNKPSYQLVNLNLNTNNYSPQPVPRMAMMKSASADMAVPEQEVAAGESQMTVSANGAIQFK; via the coding sequence ATGCGTCTCTTAGCACTTACCAGTTTGATCCTTGCCAGCACCCTCGCCACAGGCGCATTTGCAGCTCCTGCTGAATCTCTGAATTATAATGTTGTTAATCTTTCAGCAGAGGCTAGCCGTGAAATCTCAAATGATGAAATGCATGCTGTGCTTTATATTGAAAAATCCAACAAACAGCCGGCTGAACTAGCCACTCAAATTAACCAGCTGATGAATCAGGCGATCGCCACAGCACGCAAATATCCTACTGTGAAAATCGAGACGGGCGCACAAAGCACTTATCCTATTTATGACAATGACAACCGTAAATTGAAAGAATGGCGTGGTCGTGCCCAGATTCGTCTGGAATCGAAAGATTTTAAAGCAACGTCTCAACTGATTGCCGAATTACAACAGCACTTCCAGACCCAGTCGATTAACTTTAAAGTATCAGATGAAAAGCGTAAAAAAGTTGAAAGCGAGCTGATGATTGAAGCCACCAAAAACTTCCAGCAACGCGCACAGGCACTCACCCAGACCTGGAACAAACCGAGTTATCAACTGGTGAACTTAAACCTGAATACTAACAATTATTCACCACAGCCAGTACCGCGTATGGCCATGATGAAATCTGCATCGGCTGATATGGCGGTTCCTGAGCAGGAAGTTGCGGCGGGTGAATCGCAAATGACGGTCAGCGCGAATGGGGCTATTCAGTTTAAATAA
- the pstB gene encoding phosphate ABC transporter ATP-binding protein PstB, whose product MNTTVIQNSLKKDQIVNPQQTQFTSDEATQKPATPFVSQFDTQSSSKKDAKSTNVKLSTSDVHVYYGEAEAIKGIDLNIYENEVIAFIGPSGCGKSTFLRTLNRMNDTIDSCRVTGKVMLDNQDIYDPNLDVVLLRAQVGMVFQKPNPFPKSIFDNVSYGPKLHGLARDKYDLEEIVEGSLRKAGLWEEVKDRLNQPGTGLSGGQQQRLCIARTIAVSPEVILMDEPCSALDPIATAKVEELISELSTQYTIAIVTHSMQQAARVSDRTAYFHLGDLIEVNSTEKVFTQPDHQLTEAYITGRFG is encoded by the coding sequence ATGAACACAACTGTTATTCAAAATTCCTTAAAAAAGGATCAAATCGTGAATCCACAACAGACACAATTCACCTCGGATGAGGCGACTCAAAAGCCGGCAACTCCGTTTGTTTCCCAGTTCGATACGCAAAGCAGCAGCAAAAAAGATGCGAAGTCGACGAATGTGAAACTTAGTACTTCTGATGTGCATGTGTACTATGGTGAAGCGGAAGCGATTAAAGGCATTGACCTGAACATTTATGAAAATGAAGTGATTGCTTTTATTGGGCCATCAGGCTGTGGTAAATCGACCTTTCTGCGTACCTTAAACCGCATGAACGATACCATTGATAGCTGCCGTGTGACCGGTAAAGTCATGCTGGACAATCAGGATATCTATGATCCAAACCTAGATGTGGTCTTGCTACGTGCACAGGTTGGTATGGTGTTCCAGAAGCCGAACCCATTTCCAAAATCAATCTTCGATAATGTCTCCTATGGCCCAAAACTGCATGGTTTGGCGCGTGACAAGTACGATCTTGAAGAAATTGTCGAAGGCAGCTTGCGCAAAGCCGGTCTGTGGGAAGAAGTGAAAGATCGTTTGAACCAGCCGGGAACAGGTTTGTCAGGTGGTCAGCAGCAACGTCTGTGTATCGCGCGTACGATTGCAGTCAGTCCAGAAGTCATTTTGATGGATGAACCGTGTTCGGCACTTGATCCCATTGCAACCGCCAAAGTGGAAGAGCTGATTTCTGAGCTATCTACGCAATATACCATCGCGATCGTAACGCACTCTATGCAACAGGCAGCACGTGTATCGGATCGTACTGCGTATTTCCATTTGGGGGATCTGATTGAAGTCAACTCGACCGAAAAAGTCTTTACCCAGCCAGATCATCAGTTGACTGAAGCCTATATTACCGGGCGTTTCGGTTAA
- the pstA gene encoding phosphate ABC transporter permease PstA: protein MSTSNTTPVDQRIDPSIAAELRKKRKKTIQSSLARRHRKEKTFRLFGFSAVLAGLFFVVLLFGSILSKGLPAFWQSSMSLPIHFDPAIVDIGPKPKPAAGESPAQFEDRFIAWQTEVGMVDWDALIINGMIAKDSKLESQRDELGSLYTSSEAYRLRDMVMNDPSLVGQSKEVKILADANVDVWLAGNIDRDLPDEQQQLSPEVRQVADEMKASGVIENSFNTNIFTSPDSRSSPATSGLAGAFMGSLFMMMIVIFISIPIGVASAIYLEEFAPKNWITDVVEVNINNLAAVPSIVFGLLGAAIFIGWMHLPLSAPLVGGLVLSLMTLPTVIITTRASLKAVPPSIRQAALGLGASRIQTVFHHVLPLALPGILTGAIIGVAQALGETAPLLLIGMSAFVASVPATPFDQSTALPVQIFLWQGNELRNFFEGRTAAAIIVLLAMMISLNSLAIWLRKKFEVRW, encoded by the coding sequence ATGAGTACTTCAAATACAACGCCTGTGGATCAGCGTATTGATCCATCCATCGCCGCCGAGCTGCGTAAAAAGCGTAAGAAGACCATTCAAAGCTCTTTGGCACGACGTCATCGTAAAGAAAAAACCTTCCGTTTATTTGGTTTCTCTGCGGTACTGGCAGGTCTGTTCTTTGTGGTATTGCTGTTCGGGAGTATTTTATCCAAAGGTTTGCCTGCATTCTGGCAAAGCAGCATGAGTTTGCCGATTCATTTCGATCCAGCCATTGTGGATATTGGTCCAAAACCGAAGCCAGCAGCAGGAGAATCTCCAGCACAGTTTGAAGATCGCTTTATCGCGTGGCAGACCGAAGTCGGAATGGTGGATTGGGATGCGTTGATTATCAACGGCATGATCGCCAAAGACAGCAAGCTGGAAAGCCAGCGTGATGAACTGGGTTCTTTATATACCAGTTCTGAGGCGTACCGCTTGCGAGACATGGTCATGAATGATCCAAGTCTGGTCGGTCAAAGCAAGGAAGTGAAAATTCTGGCGGATGCCAATGTCGATGTCTGGCTAGCGGGAAATATTGACCGTGATCTTCCAGATGAACAGCAGCAGCTCAGTCCTGAAGTACGCCAAGTGGCGGACGAGATGAAAGCCTCTGGTGTGATTGAAAACAGTTTCAATACCAATATTTTCACCAGTCCTGACTCGCGCAGCTCACCAGCAACTTCTGGCTTGGCAGGTGCCTTCATGGGCTCGCTGTTCATGATGATGATTGTGATCTTTATCTCGATTCCAATCGGGGTGGCCTCCGCGATCTACCTGGAAGAATTTGCTCCGAAAAACTGGATTACCGATGTGGTCGAAGTCAATATCAACAACCTGGCAGCCGTACCATCGATTGTCTTCGGTCTATTGGGTGCAGCGATCTTCATTGGCTGGATGCATTTGCCACTGTCAGCCCCATTGGTGGGTGGTCTGGTACTGAGTCTGATGACCTTACCAACGGTGATCATCACCACACGCGCATCACTTAAAGCGGTTCCACCTTCGATTCGTCAGGCAGCTTTGGGCCTCGGTGCTTCCCGCATCCAGACAGTATTTCATCACGTCTTGCCTTTGGCTTTGCCGGGTATTTTGACGGGCGCAATCATTGGGGTCGCACAGGCTTTGGGTGAAACTGCACCATTGTTATTAATCGGGATGAGTGCTTTTGTTGCTAGCGTTCCAGCCACACCATTTGATCAGTCAACGGCTTTACCGGTGCAGATTTTCTTATGGCAAGGCAATGAATTACGTAACTTCTTTGAAGGGCGTACCGCAGCAGCAATTATTGTACTTCTGGCCATGATGATCAGCTTGAACAGTCTGGCCATCTGGTTACGTAAGAAATTTGAAGTCCGTTGGTAA
- a CDS encoding pyridoxal phosphate-dependent decarboxylase family protein yields MVDFAEHRKALLCNDAASIADYQAGMDQATKAVAAWLQNDKMYTGGSINELRSAIAFNPSKEGLGVEKSLERMVELFLNKSLKVHHPHSLAHLHCPTMVTSQIAEVLINATNQSMDSWDQSPAGSLMEVQLIDWLRQKVGYGAGQAGVFTSGGTQSNLMGVLLARDACIAKNWKDENGNPWSVQRDGIPADAMHNVKVICSENAHFSVQKNMAMMGMGFQSVVTVPVNENAQMDVDALEKTMTHLQSEGKIVACVVATAGTTDAGAIDPLKAIREITNKYGAWMHIDAAWGGALILSNDYRSMLDGIELSDSITLDFHKHYFQTISCGAFLLKDEANYRFMHYEAEYLNSAYDEEHGVPNLVSKSLQTTRRFDALKLWMTVEALGEELYGSMIDHGVGLTRDVADYIKATDGLELLLEPQFASVLFRVVPAGYPVELLDTLNQNVADELFARGEANIGVTKVGQVQSLKMTTLSPVATLDNVKNLLALVLAEADRIKDSIADGTYTPPIA; encoded by the coding sequence ATGGTAGATTTCGCAGAACATCGTAAAGCGTTACTCTGCAATGATGCTGCATCCATTGCTGACTATCAGGCTGGCATGGACCAAGCGACCAAAGCGGTTGCGGCATGGTTGCAAAACGACAAAATGTACACTGGCGGCAGCATTAACGAGCTACGCAGTGCGATTGCATTTAATCCTTCAAAAGAAGGTTTGGGTGTAGAAAAATCTCTTGAGCGTATGGTTGAGCTATTCCTCAACAAGAGCTTAAAAGTACATCATCCACATTCACTTGCGCATCTTCACTGTCCAACGATGGTGACTAGCCAGATCGCGGAAGTGCTGATTAACGCAACTAACCAGTCAATGGACTCATGGGATCAAAGCCCGGCCGGTTCATTGATGGAAGTTCAGTTAATTGACTGGTTACGTCAAAAAGTGGGCTATGGTGCAGGTCAGGCCGGTGTATTCACTTCTGGTGGGACACAGTCTAACTTGATGGGCGTATTGCTGGCGCGTGATGCTTGCATTGCGAAAAACTGGAAAGACGAAAACGGTAATCCGTGGTCGGTTCAGCGCGATGGTATTCCTGCGGATGCGATGCATAATGTCAAAGTCATCTGTTCTGAAAATGCACATTTCTCTGTGCAAAAGAACATGGCGATGATGGGCATGGGCTTCCAGTCAGTGGTCACTGTTCCTGTGAATGAAAATGCACAGATGGACGTAGACGCGCTGGAAAAAACCATGACGCACCTTCAGTCTGAAGGCAAGATAGTGGCATGTGTGGTAGCGACTGCGGGTACAACGGATGCTGGCGCGATTGATCCATTGAAAGCAATTCGTGAAATCACCAATAAATATGGCGCGTGGATGCACATCGATGCGGCATGGGGTGGTGCACTGATTCTATCCAATGACTATCGTTCTATGCTGGACGGGATTGAGCTGTCGGATTCGATCACGCTTGATTTCCATAAGCATTATTTCCAAACCATTTCTTGTGGCGCGTTCCTGCTGAAAGATGAAGCGAATTACCGTTTCATGCATTATGAAGCAGAGTATCTGAACTCCGCTTATGATGAAGAGCATGGCGTTCCTAACCTGGTATCGAAGTCACTACAAACGACGCGTCGTTTTGATGCATTGAAATTGTGGATGACTGTAGAAGCATTAGGTGAAGAGCTTTATGGTTCGATGATCGATCATGGTGTAGGCTTAACACGTGATGTGGCAGACTACATTAAAGCAACTGACGGTTTAGAGCTTCTGCTTGAGCCTCAATTTGCCTCTGTACTGTTCCGTGTGGTTCCAGCGGGTTATCCGGTTGAATTACTCGATACGCTTAACCAAAACGTAGCAGACGAACTGTTTGCACGTGGTGAAGCGAACATTGGTGTAACGAAAGTTGGTCAGGTTCAGTCTCTGAAAATGACCACTTTAAGCCCAGTTGCAACACTTGATAACGTGAAGAACTTGCTGGCGCTAGTGCTTGCAGAAGCGGATCGTATCAAAGATTCAATCGCTGACGGTACTTATACGCCACCCATTGCATAA
- a CDS encoding DUF2238 domain-containing protein — protein sequence MIEHRLSAKHYASLGILILASLLASIRPLELEAYLLHQAGTVFMIIMLLICLYKIGLNFLNFNLYILFLIVHVIAAHYLYSYVPYNQWIEQIFGFNLNEAMHWSRNMFDRFVHLAYGLLLYPVFHRLFQVWLPQQKPVVIFLLVIQFVVASSMLYEWLEWLIAIGLSPEEAENYNGQQGDMWDAHKDILLATIGAAITGGLQLIPKNQKSSSK from the coding sequence ATGATTGAACATCGACTTTCTGCCAAACATTACGCGAGCCTGGGCATTTTAATTCTGGCGAGTTTGCTTGCCAGTATTCGTCCTTTAGAACTGGAAGCTTATCTCTTGCATCAAGCAGGCACAGTTTTCATGATCATCATGCTGCTCATCTGCCTGTATAAAATCGGGCTGAATTTTTTAAATTTTAATTTATATATTCTTTTTCTGATTGTTCATGTGATTGCTGCGCACTATCTGTATTCTTATGTGCCCTATAACCAGTGGATCGAACAGATTTTTGGCTTTAATCTGAATGAAGCCATGCACTGGTCACGCAATATGTTCGACCGATTTGTCCATCTGGCCTACGGATTATTACTTTATCCAGTTTTCCATCGCCTGTTTCAGGTCTGGTTGCCGCAGCAAAAACCCGTGGTCATTTTCCTACTGGTGATTCAGTTTGTGGTGGCCAGCAGCATGCTCTATGAATGGCTGGAATGGCTGATTGCCATTGGTTTATCTCCTGAGGAAGCGGAAAACTATAATGGACAACAAGGTGATATGTGGGATGCACACAAAGACATCTTGCTTGCTACGATTGGCGCGGCGATAACAGGCGGGCTGCAATTGATACCGAAAAATCAAAAAAGCTCATCGAAGTGA
- the sohB gene encoding protease SohB codes for MLFHTPKLSAEIRISHLNARINEQRKKIAQTTGSKLELLQLSQQLSKEARARKKTNQKIYVLDFKGDMAASAVEGLREEITLILATAKAGRDRVVVRLESPGGMVHGYGLAAAQLVRLREAGFHLTICVDKVAASGGYMMACIANEIISAPFAIVGSIGVVAQVPNFNRLLKDNKIDFELYTAGQYKRTVTMFGENTEEGKAKFEEELQQTHALFKHFVEKYRPQLNIEKVATGEHWYGRDALDLNLVDKLQTSDEYLLNLLPQHDIYSIQTRKKPTLGEKLGLQAAQIADSLVPTVMNKVMESLSKANANLVQMRDPKL; via the coding sequence ATGTTATTTCATACTCCGAAACTGTCCGCTGAAATCCGTATTAGTCATCTCAATGCGCGTATCAATGAACAACGAAAAAAAATAGCGCAAACTACTGGCTCTAAACTGGAACTTTTACAGTTATCACAACAACTGTCAAAAGAAGCGCGTGCGCGTAAGAAAACCAATCAAAAAATCTATGTACTCGATTTTAAAGGCGATATGGCGGCTTCTGCGGTAGAAGGCTTGCGTGAAGAAATTACCTTGATTCTGGCCACAGCCAAAGCCGGTCGTGACCGTGTGGTAGTGCGTCTGGAAAGTCCGGGCGGCATGGTTCATGGTTATGGACTTGCAGCAGCTCAACTGGTACGTTTACGCGAGGCAGGTTTTCATCTGACCATCTGTGTCGATAAAGTGGCGGCCAGTGGCGGTTATATGATGGCGTGTATCGCCAATGAAATTATTTCTGCACCATTCGCGATTGTCGGTTCAATTGGTGTGGTTGCTCAAGTCCCCAACTTTAACCGCCTGCTGAAAGACAATAAAATCGACTTTGAACTCTATACCGCAGGACAGTACAAACGTACCGTGACTATGTTTGGTGAAAATACCGAAGAGGGTAAGGCCAAGTTTGAAGAAGAATTACAGCAAACACATGCTTTATTCAAACATTTCGTTGAAAAGTATCGCCCACAGCTGAATATTGAAAAAGTGGCCACTGGTGAGCATTGGTATGGTCGGGATGCGCTAGATCTAAATCTGGTGGATAAACTGCAAACCTCAGATGAATACCTGCTCAACTTGTTGCCCCAACATGATATCTATTCCATCCAGACCCGCAAGAAACCAACTTTGGGTGAAAAGCTGGGCCTGCAAGCAGCGCAAATTGCTGATTCACTGGTACCCACTGTCATGAATAAAGTCATGGAAAGCTTAAGCAAAGCCAATGCAAACTTGGTACAAATGCGTGATCCAAAACTTTAA
- a CDS encoding substrate-binding domain-containing protein, with product MRFTNIALALAVTGATAVTTAHAARDTIQIAGSSTVLPYASIVAEEFGNTFPQFKTPVVGSGGSSGGLKQFCNGVGDNTIDIANSSRQIKSTELAECKKNGVNQVLEIKIGYDGIVFASNANKAAYKLRPQHVFAALAAQLPSNGKMVANPYTRWNQIDKALPNEPITLVIPASNHGTREVFQEKMVDAGCETYAAIKSLDKDAKKKACTTFRKDGRVVEIAGDYTETLARLKTSPSAVGVFGLGFYDQNRDRLRVATVNNVAPSEKTILNGAYPVSRPLFFYVKGEHLKSIKGLPQFTEYFLNKKVSGKGSKLEKAGLISMSDKERTAVLANFKAGKAVVVK from the coding sequence ATGCGCTTTACAAATATAGCTTTAGCATTAGCAGTAACCGGGGCAACTGCTGTAACGACTGCACACGCAGCACGTGACACCATCCAAATTGCAGGTTCTTCAACTGTACTTCCATATGCCAGTATCGTGGCAGAAGAATTCGGTAATACTTTTCCACAGTTTAAAACACCAGTTGTCGGTTCTGGCGGTTCTTCAGGTGGTTTAAAACAGTTCTGTAATGGCGTGGGTGATAATACGATTGATATCGCAAACTCTTCGCGTCAAATTAAATCTACAGAGTTGGCAGAATGTAAAAAGAATGGCGTTAACCAAGTCCTAGAAATCAAAATTGGTTATGACGGTATTGTATTTGCATCGAATGCTAACAAAGCGGCTTATAAATTGCGTCCACAACATGTCTTCGCTGCACTTGCTGCACAACTTCCATCAAATGGAAAAATGGTCGCTAACCCGTACACGCGTTGGAACCAAATTGACAAAGCACTTCCGAATGAACCTATCACCCTGGTAATTCCTGCGTCGAATCATGGTACGCGCGAAGTCTTCCAGGAGAAAATGGTGGATGCAGGTTGTGAAACGTATGCTGCAATTAAGTCTCTAGACAAAGATGCTAAGAAAAAAGCTTGTACAACATTCCGTAAAGATGGCCGTGTGGTTGAGATTGCCGGTGACTATACCGAAACATTAGCACGTTTAAAAACTTCTCCAAGTGCGGTAGGTGTGTTTGGCCTAGGTTTCTATGACCAGAACCGTGACCGTCTACGTGTTGCTACGGTGAACAATGTAGCGCCTTCTGAAAAGACCATCTTGAATGGTGCTTATCCGGTATCACGCCCATTGTTCTTCTACGTAAAAGGCGAGCACTTGAAATCGATCAAAGGCTTACCGCAGTTCACAGAATACTTCCTGAACAAGAAAGTATCTGGCAAAGGCTCTAAGCTGGAAAAAGCAGGTCTGATTTCAATGTCTGATAAAGAACGTACAGCAGTCCTGGCAAATTTCAAGGCTGGTAAAGCGGTTGTTGTGAAGTAA
- the pstC gene encoding phosphate ABC transporter permease subunit PstC, translating to MNLLLIGVLLAIMAIAYQIGLSKSRSLAGKGSNSANLHSRPGYYGALVALWCGIPAFLILIVWNMVEPTFLEQVVLNHLPENVSASLDPASLSVVIDRVQALASGFGVSDTPAAYEVAAAEQLAKFSTIGTFAKLAVVISAALAGLVWAKKHISQEFRARNQVEKMINIGLALCSGVAILTTLGIVMSMFGEAMHFFSFVSPLDFFFGTQWNPGFSTSGSAEGSYGLLPLLWGTLMVSGIALLVAVPVGLMIAIYLAEYASPRFRSWAKPTIEVLAGIPTIVYGVFALMIIGPFLKSMGALVGLEINATSALTAGLVMGIMIIPFVSSLSDDIITQVPRALRDGSLGLGATKSETIRQVVLPAALPGIIGAFLLAASRAIGETMIVVLAAGNSPQLHANPLEAVSTVTITIVNQLTGDTDFASPQALVAFALGLTLFVITLGLNIVALIIVRKYREQYD from the coding sequence ATGAATCTGCTACTTATAGGTGTGTTATTGGCCATCATGGCCATAGCCTATCAAATCGGATTAAGTAAAAGCCGTAGCTTAGCAGGTAAGGGAAGCAATTCTGCAAACTTACACTCGCGTCCCGGATATTATGGTGCCCTGGTTGCACTATGGTGTGGTATCCCTGCGTTTTTAATTTTGATTGTTTGGAATATGGTGGAACCCACTTTTCTGGAGCAGGTGGTACTCAACCATTTGCCAGAAAATGTTTCGGCCAGTCTGGATCCGGCAAGTTTGAGCGTTGTGATTGATCGCGTTCAGGCACTTGCCTCAGGTTTCGGGGTCAGTGATACACCGGCAGCCTATGAAGTTGCAGCTGCGGAACAGTTGGCGAAATTCTCGACCATTGGTACCTTTGCCAAATTGGCAGTCGTGATTTCGGCGGCGCTGGCTGGTCTGGTCTGGGCCAAGAAACATATTAGCCAAGAATTCCGTGCGCGTAACCAAGTCGAAAAAATGATTAATATCGGCCTGGCATTGTGTTCAGGTGTGGCGATTCTGACCACTCTCGGGATTGTGATGTCGATGTTTGGCGAGGCGATGCATTTCTTCAGCTTCGTTAGCCCACTGGATTTCTTCTTTGGTACCCAATGGAACCCAGGGTTTAGCACCTCTGGCAGTGCTGAAGGCAGTTATGGTTTATTGCCACTGCTCTGGGGCACGCTCATGGTCAGCGGGATCGCGCTTCTGGTCGCGGTTCCAGTAGGCCTGATGATTGCGATCTATCTGGCAGAATACGCTTCACCGCGATTCCGCTCTTGGGCAAAACCTACAATTGAAGTGTTGGCGGGTATTCCTACGATTGTCTATGGTGTCTTTGCCTTGATGATCATCGGTCCATTCCTTAAAAGCATGGGTGCCCTGGTCGGACTCGAAATTAATGCGACCAGTGCGCTGACTGCCGGTCTGGTGATGGGCATCATGATTATCCCGTTCGTGTCTTCTTTGTCAGACGACATCATCACTCAGGTGCCGCGTGCCTTACGTGATGGTTCTTTGGGATTGGGTGCGACTAAATCTGAAACGATCCGTCAGGTGGTTTTACCGGCAGCCTTGCCGGGTATTATCGGTGCATTCCTGTTGGCAGCGTCACGTGCAATTGGTGAAACCATGATCGTGGTTCTTGCAGCCGGGAACAGCCCGCAGTTGCATGCCAATCCGCTTGAAGCCGTATCTACGGTCACGATTACCATCGTGAATCAGTTAACTGGCGATACTGATTTTGCTAGTCCGCAAGCATTGGTGGCTTTTGCACTAGGATTGACGCTATTCGTCATTACCTTAGGTTTGAACATTGTTGCACTGATCATCGTGCGTAAATATCGTGAGCAATACGACTAA